From the genome of Athalia rosae chromosome 3, iyAthRosa1.1, whole genome shotgun sequence:
TATTACGGCGACGTTTCCCGCAATCAGATATTCCGAGGGTGTAATTCCCTTTCGAACGTGGCACATTTTTCCCGCCATACGAACGGGTCGCGCCGGTATTATATCGTGCATGAGGGCAGACGACCCGCCTACGAGTTAAGGGTTGCCAGTTCGCGTTCGCGCAAGCTCCGAAGCGGTACGTTTTCACCGGGCAGCTTTTTTCACGGGGTGACGGAAAATTATCGTGACGTGTTTCCACCGAAAGTCGAGGGGAGGTTTTTCGTACACTCGGTTTCGTTAGCGAGGGAATCATAAATTGTTAAGGGGGATTATTCGGAGGGCGGAATCGCGGTAGTTGCGTATCGGCGGAGGATAAAATaaccgaaaggaaaaaattgtacggattattaaataattccTGGTAAAGTTGGGGATTATACCTGTTATTTAGACAGCGGGCGTGTGGCGTAGCGATTTTCTGGGTCGCATTTCGTATCTGCGTGGCGCACCGTGTTTCGTGGCCGGGAGGGTGTTATTGATTTGACAGGGTTGACGGGAAATGGCGCAGGAATCGATAAGAGGTGGGTCCAGGCGTGGTGGATGGAGGGGGTAGAGGGgctgcaaatattttcatactccAGACTTCCAGCGGAGGAAGAAGATGGCAGCCGAAGCGTGATTTTATCAAATATAACCCCGAGCTCCGCGTATTAAAATAGTAGTTTACCTAAAAATATAAAGTAATATTAATGAAAACCCGAAGAGGGACGAATAAATTAaccaaacgaacgaatatacCGAATAAAATAGTGAAATAGGTTGATTGTTGCGTTTACTTCTTTTTCACATTACATTTCATTgtgatattaatgataatctgacttaaatggaaaaaaatcaaattcaagagaaaaaaggcgaagaaacgtagaaggagaaaaaagaacgggtTCAATCGGCCGCGATATATAGGGGAACGTgtttgaattataaaaaataaatgaaataaaatcgaagataatacaaattaacaataattatcgaatCGAATGAACTAACGTATTAGTTAGGTCGTgatataacaataacaattattattatcatttaattttcgtaTCCTATATGGCGTACGCGGTTTTTATATCCGCGATAGGTTACTACAATAATTCTTATAGGTACCAATGATGATTATACGTAACATGAGAAAAATCGACTGCATCATAGTGTTTCACGAGCGTCATGTAAAATGGAATTAAACAATGTTGTTAAGACATAAACATGTTTTGGGTATATTGTGGACTCTTTGTTCTCGTGATTGCTGTACCTGGATTTACTAACAGCGCCGACAGCACGTCGAAGCGAGGTAAAAATCACTCAGCTCATATACGGATACTCCATTTATATTTCGATCTGTGTTACGCATCTCGAATTTTgattgttattcatttttcttattattcgttatttcttcgtttcagACGAGACTGCATgagatcattttttcgattccgcCGACAAATTTCATCTTCAATTTCCAATTCATCGACTGCGCCACTGACACACTTTACGCGATTTCTACTCCAATTCTCTCACAaatcaatgatttttatcgcttcatttattcatttttattttccttcccttCCACTCGAACGAAGATATCGATAGAACCCCACCAATCgcacaattataattttcgaaatcattattcatttccaataatttttgaaaaatttatattttacggATCAAATGATATGCATGTTTTCATGTCATCGAACaatttaatataatttattaatgtataagatttcattaaattaaatatatgtataaaatagcaTGAgttgtatttaattattatcacataATGAATGGTAATTTTCCGTTCTATATTTAATTAACTttacaatttttgaattatttccgatcattattattattattattattattaatgttattatcattatctatTAGCATGTATAATTATCTTACGTTATTTTAAAATATCAAGTTTCCATATttacataaatgtatataatacctcgtatatataaatgacaataaaatatataatttcctccgtacacatatacatccATGTACCCACTGGTAACGATTATTTTTGGTAcatagttttatttataaatttgacaaaaaaaaaaaaagaaagaaaaaatttctctcaaaCATCAACGGTATCCTACTCTGTTGCATAATtatcaatatatttattaattgaacGAAGCtactaaaaaattatcatttcataATCAATatgttttcgaaattcaaactGTGGTTGGGTGTATAATATTTGGTTTACAGATTATACCCGGTATAAATGATGACGCGAAATACGTACGAGTTCAGGAAACGTACAGTCGACGTGGGAGATTTGAATGCCGGGTAACGATGGGCGGGTGGGAACCGTAACAAAATTATTGGTCTTgtctcgaaataaaataaagtcgaGGTGAGAGAACGTTCGCGCAATTATGACCTTTCATTCCGAACGGAGATTGAAACGtggtaagaaaaattaatggaaaataaatgagcGAATAAAAGTAGCGAAGTTCCCGGTGTTACGCGATAAGGTCTTCGTGATACGTCGGCATTCAAATCtctcgaaaatcgaaagaacgtgcatatacacacgtatacgtgtataaggTTGGTATATAGTCGTGTGGTTTATAACACGATAGACATTTGTGTGAATGGTCGCGTGTGTCGTGAAATGTAAGGAATGTGGGAATCTTATTAAATTGACTGGTTATACGGTACGATAATAGAAGAGCGGTTGTACGCATACCCGTATATATCTATTCTATATTCATCCCTCTGAAAAGAGACGTGATGATGAATGGCGTAACGCATTTCGAATGGCTTTATTGATTCGATGATATTGTCCATAGAATTTCGTTGCCATCGTTTCGTACGAATCGTCATCGGGTCGTCGTCACTTTTCGGTATCGTTCATTTATTATAACTAAAAAATCACGAATACTTACTAACACGGTGTTACGTGGTAAAGACTGCCGTTAATGGACGGATAATACGGGTGTGCGGAGATGTGGAGGAAAATCGTAGAATCGTTGATCAAAACGTTCTTTGTGAATTTTGATATCGCGCGCTATTAGCACCGTGAATAATTAACGCCTCGTTTCCAGTAgctgaaataaaaaccaaaacagAAAACCAAATTAGCGCAACTTTAACTTTCAGGTTAAAGAATTCCGTTGGATTATTTTGTAATACCTTTGCTAACGCGGACCTTACGTACCCGCATTATTTCATATTCgaggaaccaaaaaaaatggactaaaaaatttcaaacaacatGAAACGCTGCATGGTTCCGCGCTTCGGAAGACCGCTCGAAGAATTAacatgaaaaatgtaaaaacgcaaaaacgcaaaaaaaaaaactacatcaaaCCCAGTAGGTGCAGGGTTACACCGCGTATACCCTGCGTTCAAtgatattaaattttataaacgaggtaatattataattaaagtTTCTGGTAAACGGTGAactttattaaaaattttgatctagcaaaaaaaattttcttcaacaatAAAATGACGTCCCTTTCCCCCAACTGCGAacgaatgtcgtttcttctcCAGAagcttttcgatcattttttttttttttcttctctctatcgaaaatttcttcgctcTGATCTTTTGTCCACTGAAAATTGTACAACAACGTGACATTTCGTCGGacctttattttcttccaatttcttttttttttccacatttttttggCGCAAATCGACCAGAACAGATACACACGTCCGACCTTTTGACTTTTAAAATCCAAAAGGTCGTGTCGCGCTGGTCGCCCGCGAACTCGTATGCTATTGGAAATacgctgtacgtacatacgtacgaggTGTTCGGAAAAATTGGACAATTAAAATGCGCGTAACATGGAAAATATTCCGTATCGaaatagaatttcgaaaatttttcacgtatctACGTTCGTCGATACTCGGTTATAATTCACTggcgtatattttattcatgttaGACCTGAAACTCgataatatatgtgtataaatattgagGCCGCATTAAATATATAAGGTGTATTTATGTGTACAGCCGGTATATACCTCGTGTATCTAGAagcctatacatatactatatgtGCCCTACATTTTGGTTACGGTCAATAAAGTAGGTTTCGCAGCTATAATCATATGttcgcgaaaataaaataggatacattttatataaaaatatatacatgtatcatGTACACTAGGTGCACACGACGCTATTTATTTTCTGGATCTGAAACAGTTCAGAtcctataaaaaaaagatacgtatatatattcacctaTATGGGTAGGTGTAAGTATTTACGACTATGCATATAAAATTGGGAGTTTCACGTCATctgagaaatgaataaaaattttacgtgcAGTATACGATAGATTTAGCTGTCgtacggtatataatacgtttgCATATATTTCGCGTAttggattttcgaaaactttgcttttttttacgtattctATGTACGTTTCGTTCTAACGTTTTTaactctcctttttctcttttctatctCAGTTTTTGTGGATTACGTCTTACACGTAAAGCGTGTATCTCTGTGTGTGCGGGATAATTATTTGAAGAGGGTGTAATTTAAACAAAAGAACGTCGAAGTAGAGCACAAAGTAGTCAAAGGTAAAAGGTGAAAACAGTTAAAACTCGCGAAACACCGTACATATACACGGTTATATACGTGAATGTCTCTATATATTTACCCACACTAATGTGTATACACACGTCTTTTGATCTAGCAGCGTGAATGTGAGAGACCGTGTTTTAAATTAATTGCTTCTAATCTTCAACCGTTTCCGCGTCTTTGAACtcttgcgagaaaaaaatttaaaaaaaacaccgaaaaggaatttggaaaatttaataacttcccacctttgtttttttcccgaaaTCGCACAGTTCTCCACGGCTTTTATGTTCCATGGATCATCGTCCGGCTAGGtttgttgaaatttctttttgccCCTACGAATACCTGGCTGCGGTCGTCCCTGTACGTCGAGCTTGTCCAACATCGTACACATGTACGACGTGTAAAATTTTCCGCAACACTACACGTATCCAGTTTTACCTGATTCGAATCCGATTAGCGTTGTGATCGTGCGATTCGCGAACGGATGAATTTCTGTATAAAACAATGTGCGATACATCGTCACCCGCGGGATGACATTTTATTCGTATATTGATCGAAAACGAGGCGTGAAATATTACGGGAATGTATCCAACAATTGTTACCAAGTGAATCGATGTTACGGCGTCGAtttgtcatattttttttttttttttcaatgtacttTTTAGTTGACCGCGAATCTGAAAATTCAGGACCTCCACAATCAGAGGGAAATTCTTCGCCAATGGAGACGAATATTTCCGTGCTAACGAGAAAGGAGTTGACGACCTTGTGCGGGATAAAAGAACCAAACGATATAACGAAACATTCAAGAAGTAGGTAACGGAGCTGAGTGCAGGACGAGCGTGATATTTGTTTTAGAATGCCTACGCTTTACCGATGTTCGAAGAGGCAAAGCGTTGGAAATCTGAAACGAATGCGCGTAAACCTTCAGCGAACAAAATTAATCACGATCACGGATCAATCGATGCCTCGTAAGTTTCACGATCTCGGAGCTACGTTGGATCGCTTTTGAGCGgacgactttgaaaaaaaaaaccaacgcaacgcaacgaaAACGTGATACGGATACTGCACACCTGCGTTTGATTCCTCGccgatgaatcgttgttgaaatatttttacaacgaaACCGGTGTTCCGGAGTACGTGCGAAATCGTTGGTTATCTCGGTGGTTTGTTCTTGCTTTGCTTATCTCAAGCAAGTTGGAAACTAAATTTCTTCGGAGCTATCGTTGGAATCTTTTAAGCTCACTGCAGCAGCGGCACGGACGATGGCGAACCCTCGCAGTTAAATTAGACTGGAAATTTCTGTCTTCCGTTCTAATCCTCTTTCTATCGTTCTTGtgcttctaaattttttttttttttttttccttttctgtGCCGTTATGTACACAGCCGCGAAGAAGAAAGTGCTCGCAAATCTTCTCTGCAAATACATTTTAGCATTAATGTACAAGTGTATCAACAAATATAATTCACACCCCACGCATAGAatacttggaattttttttaccctcccaACTTCGGCGGGGCTCTTTACCCCGCATCGCAGGGCGTGGCTGCGCTGATTTTGTCATTGATTCGAAAATATGGAAGGATACGACGTAGTTTACGggaaacaaaataaacgaacgaacgaaaacagttggagaaaaaatagaacgaacCACGTtcgcggaaataaaaatttcaaccgaacTTTGCTCATTCGGAACGAAGGTTTTTGCACCTGTCGGGTAATAAATTCACTTCtgtttttgttattaatttttgcaGGATTTCAATTAGCGTTGCCGCAAAGTTTTCCACGTAATAACAATCGCGAATAAAATGTATCGAGATACGATGAATTTAATAACCGAATGACGAATGTAAATTTTGTTAGCTTTTCACCGAACTTTCGCCGTTATAATTTCGTAAAACTTTTCCGACTCGTCTCTTCGGAATGCACGGAGCATCCCCCCCGTCGGTATAACCGctggatttaaaaaaaaatcgacaatcGTTCGCGGTAGTTTTTTGCAAACGCCAAATTATTCAACTCGACAACACCCGCGTACGTGTACCCGCCATTACGTATTTCACGTTCAAAGTATAACTGCACGTGGCATGCAATCGGGTCATCTAATATGCATTTACAGTTTCACTGCCTTGTGTCACGATCAACGACgtttattaattcatttcattcatgATTACGACCGCCCTCGGTCGCACGGCATCCGATGCACACGCGTATCCGCGGAAACTGTATCCCCTGCGAAAATGTTCGAACGTGAAACTCTTTggctttatttcaattattcagtTTTCGTTATTGCctctatttctttatttattttttttttccctccctctgcGATCCGTCAAGTGTTTCCGTCAACGCGATGACGCGACGCGgcggtacacgtacgtgtcgAACGCGCCTCCGTCGaggtaagagaaaataaaaggaaaatataaccgatgggaaaaaattaatcgctcGTTTGAAGTACCGTATtaagagaggaggaggaggaggacgacgacgacgatgactacgacgtcgacgacggcTGATTATCATCTATCGAGTACCCCCCCGTTAGCTCTTGTGGACTCGAGTGTTGTCGTTATAATATTTCTTTGAGCAGAAAGCAGAAGCAGCGACAGCAGCCGCACTAGCAGTGGTAGGCATCGGTGGCAATGGCAGAGGCATTAGCTGCGGCTAGAGAGAAACCTTCGGGATTTTCGCCATTCTCAGCGTATATTACGAGAGGgtttgtgtgttttttttttttttacccctcgcCTCTTTACGTCCGTATCTATCGGCTCATCGCTCTCGAAAAATCCCACTAGAGTCGTTGAATATGCCAGGCTGACAAAACAGATGTTTTACTACTGAGAGACACTCCCGCTCTCTTCctcgtataccgtacgtggaataaaatgaggaaatagaaaagaaaccCTCTGGATACGGTAGACGTACGCGTACAAAAGACACGCGATCAAAACGATTTCATGCTTGGAATACTTTGtttctagtttttctttttttttttttttcttgtttttgtttttcgtcgtTGCTTTTCATCGTTTATCTCCGCTACATTTTATTCCCGGACACTAATTTTTACCGCTTATCGTGCGACGGCATGCTTTTAGCCGGGATATATAGGAGCGAGGATGTAGAAACTAAAAGAAAAGTACGAAAACACTTTCGTGCTAACGATTGTTTGGCCGAAAGTTTCGTGTTTCTCTAATaatcgcgattatttttcgcgACGTATCGCCCGTCAGTTTTCTAATTGGCCCGgcagcgatgaaaaattggaggGAGAggggtagaagaaaaaaaagatttcgaaaTACGTATCAGCGAATGAAAAACCAGGAGAAGTCgggaggacaaaaaaaaaaaaaaacggagagcaAGGACGCCCCTGAAaataggagagagagagaggaacgaGGGAAAAGAAGACGAGGACGAGTATACCTACGAAATGAATAACAAGgtgggaaaaagtgaaatagaaGAAAGTTGAGGTCGGGAAAAGTGAGACACTTTTACTCGGATTAACGAAATACCCCGTTGCAACGGAAGCGGCAACGGCACACCGGGCTCTTGATGGAAAGCCTGGATCAGCAGCGGAAAGGCTTTTGTTGTGCCAAAACGGAGATGACAGCCTAAATCTTATGGCGTCCGGCCCCCTTGACACGGGAGTACCCACGTCGACGGTAATTTGTCAACCGCAAAAATGACGTCGTTCGATACACACGGacgaatcttcttttttttttttcccaaatgtAGGAGAATTTTCGTTCAACAAAATTGGAGAACAAGATTTTGCTTTGCCTTTCtatttcccccctccccccctctaaGTGATTTGAAAGATGACGATTTCGTTGCAGATGTATcatcgaaatttcgagaacGATCCAGGTCCCATTTTATCCACCCTCCGTCGTAGCTGCTGACACGTCCGAACTAagaaattatgatttttatcgaGCCACAATTTCTGTCCCATCAATCGTCCCTGCGGATAACTATCAATTTCGCATAAAATTTCGAGCACATAGCCGATTTCAGCTATGCGGGGGTGGGCAGTTAGTTAGCTAGAAGTACCAGCAGCAGAGGCGGCAGATGTAATTTGGTAACAGACGCTTCGACGATTTATTACACCGGCGTGCTTGTCACGATCAGTTTTGAAACTCTACTGATAATTTTCAGTtggaatacgtacgtacgtacgtagcggcGGCGAGAGGGTTGAGGGTTATATCGTTCGTAGGTTTAGGTGCGCCGCCTTGACGACCCAGAAggttgaattttgaatcccAAGAGCGAATCGATCGCACACGTAAACCCGatggcccccccccccccagttaTCCCGTTGGAAAAACGGCGGCCGACCCGACGACGATGTTCTCCACTTACGTTTTCACTTCCAACTCGCTCGGCTCGCTCGAAATCAGTTTCTCCgtctaattttttcgtttttttttttttttaccctcgacattatcctccttttttcttttctccgcaCACGGAACACCGCTACCGGTAATAAATGATGTATCATATCACCCGCCATGCCCCCGCGGCTCCGGTATTGTTGTACCTCACCTCACAATGGCTACACAATGTAACGAAGCAAAAAAGCATCGGTGCCAACGGCGAGCaacaattcattatttttgttttcagttttcttttcatttttatttttctcttatcccccccccccccccctccccgtgtCCGCTACTTACAAGATCCGTTGCAGCCGGGAATGATTTAGTGCAGTTTCGAAAACCTCTgaaaagaatacaaaaaactaaagaggagaaaaacgaaatggggggggggaagaaaaaaaaaaaaaaaacaacaacaacttcGGTAAAAACCATCCATGCATAGAACCTACGAACGCATCCTTCCTCTCGGAGGGTACGAAGGTGGAAAAGGTAGAGGTAAAAGATGAGCACCGaggtaaagaataaaaaaaaaaaaaaacaggcgaacaaaaagaaaatagcgaGGTCTATACCGACCGGAAAGTGCACAGCAGAAaagcaacagcagcggcagcagcttaGGTCAGCTCGGTAATTTTTACCCGGAAAAGGTTGCCCTGTATACCGTGTACAGTTGCTCTGGATgctagaaaagagaaagacaaaaaaagtaaagaacaTTTCGTACCCCACGCGATAAAATAAAGATGTTTACACGGTACGTCCTAAAACTAATGTGCGTATAGGTATTTATTGTAGAAGAATCTCGGCATTCGTTGGATGGGGTAGtagtctttttcttcttcttctcctcttcgtgTTGGATGAAAAGAAGGCTAACGCGGAATTTAAGAAGTATTATTGGGGCGTGACTGAAATACAtgtgaatctgagaaaaaacggggagggaggagagagagaaaaaaaaaaaatggggggaaGAGACGCCCTTAACTCGAGAACCATAAAAGCTGTGCAGAAGTCGTCTAGAGAACGCtgcatgtatacgtaaaaGAGAAACTGAAGGAGGTGTAGTAGGTAACGTAAACTAGCGGTGCGGAAGACAtctaggaaaataaaataaggtaaAACAAAATAGCTGTAAGAGTTTGTTTCGAAAGAAGGAAAGGTCGAAACAGCGACGTATCTTCCGTTACGTCACTCCGCGCGTTTCATTTTTAGGCGATACCGATATAAATACActctttttccatctcttctTCGCAATTTCATACGTGACGTAACGAGTgaaagaatgatgaaaaaataacgacatcGGTTGACATGCGAATTCGATTCCAGCGATACGATACACAGAGACGCGTACACAGCGAGCGAGGATTTTGCGAGAAGattaaacaaaaacaaaaggaatgaaaaaagaatttttcgtaaaaaaaaaaggaacaaaacgttataataaaatactgAGTGCTCCGGTTTGGCTTGTTTTTTCGCTACCGGATTtgcacctatgtacgtacgatgatCGGATGAAAGGTTGAGCAGCTCAGCGGGCAGATTTATCCCTAGAATGTAtagtgtgtacatatgtacgtatttatattacgtacatacatatatttctgtataccccgttggtgcggagagtcgGTTATGCTCAATAGACGGGTGTACGAATATAAATCGGTGCGTAAATTGTTTCGTtgcgggcttttttttttttgcgccggTCAAAACTGTTGGATGGATTTTTGATCGTATCTTTCTCGATCAACCGTTGAAACTCGCGTACggtatttgaatatatatactacaCATCCGTACGGGTACGGGAAAAATAGGCGACGCGACCGGtccggctcgaaaaatttttcgagtttgaaaaaaagttctgcgagagaaaaaaaaaaaaaaaccaaaccaaaCCAAACCATAGGAACAAATGGATCAAAAGGgaagttttcccttttttcttctcaaccgCTCGGAAACTTTGTTCCCGGACGTGTGTGTTCGACGAGATACATTAGAGACGAAACGACGACGTCCTTGTTATAAATTTCTATTATCCTTGGCGAAAACGCGGTGCTTTCGCACAGATTATCGGGTCCCGCTAATCCCCGGGAACGATGGATAGCGAGGGGTCTTATTTCCACGGTTTGGTTAATCgtcgaattataatttataatcttCTATTCAAAATGGCGACGGATTTATATAATAAGATTTAACACGGTCATCAGGTGAACGGATAAAACACGTATACAATTTGCAGTGGTATTGACGCGTGGTCGATCCGAAACACGATCTCCTGTCCGGTTCAAATATTAATCGAACAATCAATTCGTAGAATATTTTATAGGTCTAATCTGTTACACTGGAACGCTACACGTACCTACATAATATACACCCCTGCACGTCGATTCCGCGCCCCTCAAAGCAAACTGGTTATAAATATTAGAATTACATCGATTACGACGGTTCCCAGCTGCAATGAATGAAATTAGGAACACGTATACCCGACGTAGCAATTTATCATTCGATCGAACTACTAGTGCCATTTTTCTAGATCCGATTCAAGCAAGTAGATACAGCGTTCGAATTATTTTGTACGATGCacggttttcaaatttcgtcgaGTCGAAGTACACAGCCCATCGTGTACCACGAATCGATACACGCTCCGAGACGTCGCGAAAGAAGCaataaaaagagtaaaaaaaaaaagttggaaaaaaccagaaagaaaaattaattaatcgaaccATCGCCGATAACTATCGTACGACGTTCGTTAGCGAACTTTCGGCAACTGCCAAAACCCCCGAATCGCCacggatgatgataataataaaaacaagaacaatgataataataataacgaagcaCCGTTCGTCGGTTTTATAGTCGCACGATGATCTATACGACGTCATCATCCGGGAAAGTTGTCCCGTCTATCGGATTACCCGAATTtctatgacaaaaaaaaaaaaaaaaacacaacaataaacgaacaaacaaaaaaagtaatattaCCATAGAGCATCGACGATACAGtttctgtagaaaaaaatctacatcACAACTAGaattcgtctattttttccccccacaaAATTCGCCTCTACTTTAGTTCATCcgtaattcatttattttctcctcgagGATGTCGACCcctacgtacacatgtattatatataaattatgaatGGACAACGTAATACATAATCTATGTAGTATACGCCGCACCCAGCTcgcgataatttttctattcaacgcAACGcggttttccaattttattcaagACGTAGCTACGCATACCTATGCGCGATCGCATTTCGAATCCCGTTGCGGGGGTGTGTTCTTTTTTGGGTGTGGACGCGAGACGTTGAAAGGGGTCATCGGGGGGCCTCGAGGTGCGGATAAGATGTCGTTGGCTCTGTAAAAACGGGAGCATGACGGCAACGGGTCAGAAACCACCCGATGTAATCGACGTGGAATACGGTTCGTGTGGCACTTACAGCGTTTGTTGGACGCACGGAACAGATATAGATTCGCGAATTCGCATCTGCCAGGTGCAGGGCGTGGTACCGGCGgaacaaccaccaccaccaccaccgccaccgccacaaTTTCTACCACCAGCagaagtagcagcagcagcagcagcagcagcagcggcagcaccTCGTCGACAATATCGATTACGTTTTGCTGCTCGCTGGCTGGGGCGGTTGCGCATTCCCGGAGAGACACGTGGACGCAGCCAGACTAAATTTGCGTTGCCCTATATTTTAGATCCGCACTCATCTGCCTCTCAAAGATTGATTGCTTTTTCCCACTCATGCAACCTCGGATTCAACCCCTTTACCCTCCCCCTCGACCGTCCCTTCCCCCCCAGCCCTCCCTGCCCTCACCCCCTCGCCGCCTCGCCGCCTCCTACACTTCCTTCTATATCTGCTTCGTCCCCCGACGATATTTCTCCGAGTATatcgaaaaaatcttcgatattCCCGAGGAGAAAATTTACACCCAACCGTAATTGTTACGTGTATTTTACATCGCGCACACGACTCGTGTAAATCTTTCTCACGCGTAtgaagaaagtttttcaattttttcattttctaattttgttcacccccccccccccccccccccctctctcatTGTGAAAAAGCGAAGAATTTAAATGCGAATTTCTTTGAAACGATCGTCGCTCCAGTCAACGAAATATCATACGCGCTTTTCAGacgttttcaaaaatgaaagaacaaattCTACAGGACGTCACTATTTTCTATCGTTTCTCGGTTgga
Proteins encoded in this window:
- the LOC125500413 gene encoding homeobox even-skipped homolog protein 2-like: MRNRPSQRAAKRNRYCRRGAAAAAAAAAAATSAGGRNCGGGGGGGGGCSAGTTPCTWQMRIRESISVPCVQQTLANDILSAPRGPPMTPFNVSRPHPKKNTPPQRDSKCDRA